A window of the Vigna angularis cultivar LongXiaoDou No.4 chromosome 3, ASM1680809v1, whole genome shotgun sequence genome harbors these coding sequences:
- the LOC108346141 gene encoding DNA mismatch repair protein PMS1 isoform X1, translated as MVVEAKIIKPIGKGIVHRICAGQVILDLSSAVKELVENSLDAGATSVEISLKDFGEKWFQVIDNGCGISPDNFKFLALKHHTSKLAEFHDLQSLTTFGFRGEALSSLCALGELTVETRTASEPVATHLTFNNSGVLVSERKTARQIGTTVMVKELFSSLPVRSKEFSRNIRREYGKLVSLLNAYALIAKGVRFVCTNTTAKNVKSVVLKTQGSGSLKDNIITVLGMNTFNCLEPVTLSISDSCKVEGFLSKSGQGNGRNLGDRQYFFVNGRPVDMPKVSKLVNELYKSANSKQYPVAILNFIVPTRAYDVNVTPDKRKIFFSEESVLLQAMREGLQQIYCAGKVCYSINEVMLPPQKEECVELRSSNGKSPIVMKLSSSNDSHPREKHCNESNNVSICLDELNMQCDNDTISQDELEKKHIADIKNASKSINEYQYSHVEEGLICDNNGSLMNQEFTLRAHNTSKVDNNGRQSAHPGRIRHDQHTIVSKTINSGNTSSQYSFNHSRHVQSTLKNFVSVNKRNRDGVFRALSGVPVLRNQDSHCQLKTANTETNDLITRSSLCLDQIDEASRASEIESFNCDSSDREPESNMEINLKNNTPLADTPSITPGIDMISTDALASSPLVHSSPALLDSSKSSGRKICSNMQFSFQELKKRREKRISLFQSSNFGCGKAKDKSLYSAATLELSLSQIGEEKERALAAAATELERFFRKEDFSRMKVIGQFNLGFIICKLDQDLFIVDQHAADEKFNFERLSQSTILNQQPLLRSITLELSPEEEIVASMYMDIIRKNGFTLEEDPNAQPGCRFKLKSVPFSKNTVFGIEDVKELISTLCDGDGHMECSIVGSFKLDSSDSICPSRVRSMLASRACRSSIMVGDALGRNEMRKILDHMAELKSPWNCPHGRPTMRHLVDLTKIHKKSEHKMQM; from the exons ATGGTAGTTGAAGCTAAAATCATCAAGCCTATCGGCAAGGGCATCGTTCACAGAATCTGCGCCGGTCAAGTTATCCTTGACCTCTCTTCCGCCGTCAAGGAACTTGTCGAAAACAGCTTGGACGCCGGCGCCACCAGCGTCGAAATCTCCCTCAAAGACTTCGGCGAAAAATGGTTTCAGGTAATCGACAACGGTTGCGGCATTTCCCCGGACAATTTCAAG tttcttgCGCTGAAGCATCACACATCGAAGTTAGCAGAATTTCACGATCTTCAGTCTCTCACCACTTTTGGCTTCCGAGGTGAGGCGCTGAGTTCGCTTTGCGCTTTGGGGGAATTGACTGTTGAAACGAGAACGGCGAGCGAACCTGTTGCTACGCACTTGACTTTCAATAATTCAGGTGTTCTCGTGTCAGAAAGGAAAACTGCACGGCAAATTGGAACCACCGTTATGGTAAAAGAGTTGTTCTCCAGTTTGCCTGTTCGGAGCAAAGAGTTCAGTCGTAACATACGCAGGGAATATGGCAAGCTGGTTTCTCTGTTGAAT GCCTATGCGCTTATAGCGAAAGGTGTTCGTTTTGTCTGCACCAATACGACTGCTAAAAATGTGAAATCTGTGGTTCTTAAGACGCAAGGAAGTGGTTCACTTAAAGATAACATCATAACAGTGCTTGGCATGAACACTTTCAACTGCTTAGAGCCTGTAACATTGTCTATATCTGATTCTTGCAAGGTTGAGGGTTTCCTTTCCAAGTCTGGACAGGGTAACGGACGCAACTTGGGAGATAGGcagtatttttttgttaatggtAGACCGGTGGATATGCCTAAAGTCAGCAAACTTGTGAATGAGTTGTATAAGAGTGCAAACTCTAAACAGTATCCCGTtgctattttgaattttatagttCCTACCAGAGCATATGATGTCAATGTGACTCCTGACaagaggaaaatatttttttctgaagAAAGTGTCTTATTGCAAGCCATGAGAGAGGGATTGCAACAAATTTATTGTGCTGGTAAAGTCTGTTACTCTATTAATGAAGTTATGCTGCCTCCTCAAAAAGAAGAGTGTGTTGAGTTGCGTTCCTCTAATGGGAAGTCTCCTATTGTAATGAAACTATCATCGTCAAATGACAGTCATCCTCGAGAAAAACATTGTAATGAAAGTAACAATGTTAGCATTTGTCTAGATGAACTTAATATGCAGTGTGACAATGATACTATATCTCAGGATGAGCTTGAGAAGAAACATATTGCTGATATAAAAAATGCTTCTAAATCTATTAATGAGTATCAGTACTCACATGTTGAAGAAGGGTTAATTTGTGATAATAATGGAAGTTTAATGAACCAGGAGTTCACACTCAGAGCACATAACACTTCAAAGGTTGACAATAATGGAAGGCAGTCAGCTCATCCTGGTAGAATTAGACATGATCAACATACTATTGTCTCAAAGACAATTAATAGTGGCAACACTTCTAGTCAATATTCATTTAACCATTCAAGACATGTTCAGTCCACTCttaagaattttgtttctgtaaataaaagaaatcgtGATGGTGTATTTAGAGCTTTATCTGGAGTGCCTGTTCTTAGAAATCAAGATTCTCATTGTCAATTGAAAACTGCAAATACTGAAACAAATGACCTGATTACAAGATCATCACTTTGTTTGGACCAAATTGATGAAGCTTCAAGGGCAAGTGAGATTGAATCTTTTAATTGTGACTCCTCTGACAGAGAACCTGAATCTAATATG GAAATCAATCTAAAGAATAATACACCTTTAGCCGATACACCATCAATTACTCCTGGCATTGATATGATCTCTACAGATGCTTTGGCCTCAAGCCCTCTAGTACATTCTTCACCTGCACTGTTAGATTCTTCCAAGTCTTCTGGTCGTAAGATATGCTCTAACAtgcaattttcttttcaagagcttaagaaaaggagagagaagaggaTTTCTCTGTTTCAATCCAGTAATTTTGGATGTGGAAAAGCTAAAGACAAGAG TCTCTATTCGGCTGCAACATTGGAGCTTTCACTATCACAAATtggagaggaaaaagaaagggCCTTGGCAGCAGCAGCTACTGAACTTGAGAGATTTTTTAGGAAGGAAGACTTCAGCAGAATGAAG GTTATTGGGCAGTTCAACCTTGGGTTTATCATTTGTAAATTGGATCAAGATTTATTCATTGTGGATCAG CATGCTGCTGATGAGAAGTTTAATTTTGAGCGTCTATCGCAATCAACCATCTTGAATCAACAACCCCTTCTGAG GTCAATAACATTGGAATTATCCCCTGAAGAAGAAATAGTAGCATCGATGTACATGGACATAATCAG GAAGAATGGATTTACTTTGGAAGAGGATCCAAATGCACAACCTGGATGCCGTTTTAAATTAAAGTCTGTTCCCTTCAGTAAGAACACTGTGTTTGGAATTGAAG ATGTTAAGGAGCTGATCTCTACACTGTGCGATGGTGATGGCCACATGGAATGTTCCATTGTTGGTAGCTTTAAACTGGACTCCTCAGATTCTATATGTCCATCAAGAGTTCGTTCAATGTTGGCATCACGTGCATGTCGATCATCAATTATGGTGGGTGATGCACTTGGAAGAAATGAAATGAGAAAG ATACTTGACCATATGGCTGAACTCAAATCCCCTTGGAATTGTCCTCACGGCAGACCAACCATGCGCCATTTAGTCGACTTGACAAAAATTCACAAGAAGTCTGAGCATAAAATGCAGATGTAG
- the LOC108346141 gene encoding DNA mismatch repair protein PMS1 isoform X2: MVVEAKIIKPIGKGIVHRICAGQVILDLSSAVKELVENSLDAGATSVEISLKDFGEKWFQVIDNGCGISPDNFKFLALKHHTSKLAEFHDLQSLTTFGFRGEALSSLCALGELTVETRTASEPVATHLTFNNSGVLVSERKTARQIGTTVMVKELFSSLPVRSKEFSRNIRREYGKLVSLLNAYALIAKGVRFVCTNTTAKNVKSVVLKTQGSGSLKDNIITVLGMNTFNCLEPVTLSISDSCKVEGFLSKSGQGNGRNLGDRQYFFVNGRPVDMPKVSKLVNELYKSANSKQYPVAILNFIVPTRAYDVNVTPDKRKIFFSEESVLLQAMREGLQQIYCAGKVCYSINEVMLPPQKEECVELRSSNGKSPIVMKLSSSNDSHPREKHCNESNNVSICLDELNMQCDNDTISQDELEKKHIADIKNASKSINEYQYSHVEEGLICDNNGSLMNQEFTLRAHNTSKVDNNGRQSAHPGRIRHDQHTIVSKTINSGNTSSQYSFNHSRHVQSTLKNFVSVNKRNRDGVFRALSGVPVLRNQDSHCQLKTANTETNDLITRSSLCLDQIDEASRASEIESFNCDSSDREPESNMEINLKNNTPLADTPSITPGIDMISTDALASSPLVHSSPALLDSSKSSGRKICSNMQFSFQELKKRREKRISLFQSSNFGCGKAKDKSLYSAATLELSLSQIGEEKERALAAAATELERFFRKEDFSRMKVIGQFNLGFIICKLDQDLFIVDQHAADEKFNFERLSQSTILNQQPLLRSITLELSPEEEIVASMYMDIIRKNGFTLEEDPNAQPGCRFKLKSVPFSKNTVFGIEGRC; the protein is encoded by the exons ATGGTAGTTGAAGCTAAAATCATCAAGCCTATCGGCAAGGGCATCGTTCACAGAATCTGCGCCGGTCAAGTTATCCTTGACCTCTCTTCCGCCGTCAAGGAACTTGTCGAAAACAGCTTGGACGCCGGCGCCACCAGCGTCGAAATCTCCCTCAAAGACTTCGGCGAAAAATGGTTTCAGGTAATCGACAACGGTTGCGGCATTTCCCCGGACAATTTCAAG tttcttgCGCTGAAGCATCACACATCGAAGTTAGCAGAATTTCACGATCTTCAGTCTCTCACCACTTTTGGCTTCCGAGGTGAGGCGCTGAGTTCGCTTTGCGCTTTGGGGGAATTGACTGTTGAAACGAGAACGGCGAGCGAACCTGTTGCTACGCACTTGACTTTCAATAATTCAGGTGTTCTCGTGTCAGAAAGGAAAACTGCACGGCAAATTGGAACCACCGTTATGGTAAAAGAGTTGTTCTCCAGTTTGCCTGTTCGGAGCAAAGAGTTCAGTCGTAACATACGCAGGGAATATGGCAAGCTGGTTTCTCTGTTGAAT GCCTATGCGCTTATAGCGAAAGGTGTTCGTTTTGTCTGCACCAATACGACTGCTAAAAATGTGAAATCTGTGGTTCTTAAGACGCAAGGAAGTGGTTCACTTAAAGATAACATCATAACAGTGCTTGGCATGAACACTTTCAACTGCTTAGAGCCTGTAACATTGTCTATATCTGATTCTTGCAAGGTTGAGGGTTTCCTTTCCAAGTCTGGACAGGGTAACGGACGCAACTTGGGAGATAGGcagtatttttttgttaatggtAGACCGGTGGATATGCCTAAAGTCAGCAAACTTGTGAATGAGTTGTATAAGAGTGCAAACTCTAAACAGTATCCCGTtgctattttgaattttatagttCCTACCAGAGCATATGATGTCAATGTGACTCCTGACaagaggaaaatatttttttctgaagAAAGTGTCTTATTGCAAGCCATGAGAGAGGGATTGCAACAAATTTATTGTGCTGGTAAAGTCTGTTACTCTATTAATGAAGTTATGCTGCCTCCTCAAAAAGAAGAGTGTGTTGAGTTGCGTTCCTCTAATGGGAAGTCTCCTATTGTAATGAAACTATCATCGTCAAATGACAGTCATCCTCGAGAAAAACATTGTAATGAAAGTAACAATGTTAGCATTTGTCTAGATGAACTTAATATGCAGTGTGACAATGATACTATATCTCAGGATGAGCTTGAGAAGAAACATATTGCTGATATAAAAAATGCTTCTAAATCTATTAATGAGTATCAGTACTCACATGTTGAAGAAGGGTTAATTTGTGATAATAATGGAAGTTTAATGAACCAGGAGTTCACACTCAGAGCACATAACACTTCAAAGGTTGACAATAATGGAAGGCAGTCAGCTCATCCTGGTAGAATTAGACATGATCAACATACTATTGTCTCAAAGACAATTAATAGTGGCAACACTTCTAGTCAATATTCATTTAACCATTCAAGACATGTTCAGTCCACTCttaagaattttgtttctgtaaataaaagaaatcgtGATGGTGTATTTAGAGCTTTATCTGGAGTGCCTGTTCTTAGAAATCAAGATTCTCATTGTCAATTGAAAACTGCAAATACTGAAACAAATGACCTGATTACAAGATCATCACTTTGTTTGGACCAAATTGATGAAGCTTCAAGGGCAAGTGAGATTGAATCTTTTAATTGTGACTCCTCTGACAGAGAACCTGAATCTAATATG GAAATCAATCTAAAGAATAATACACCTTTAGCCGATACACCATCAATTACTCCTGGCATTGATATGATCTCTACAGATGCTTTGGCCTCAAGCCCTCTAGTACATTCTTCACCTGCACTGTTAGATTCTTCCAAGTCTTCTGGTCGTAAGATATGCTCTAACAtgcaattttcttttcaagagcttaagaaaaggagagagaagaggaTTTCTCTGTTTCAATCCAGTAATTTTGGATGTGGAAAAGCTAAAGACAAGAG TCTCTATTCGGCTGCAACATTGGAGCTTTCACTATCACAAATtggagaggaaaaagaaagggCCTTGGCAGCAGCAGCTACTGAACTTGAGAGATTTTTTAGGAAGGAAGACTTCAGCAGAATGAAG GTTATTGGGCAGTTCAACCTTGGGTTTATCATTTGTAAATTGGATCAAGATTTATTCATTGTGGATCAG CATGCTGCTGATGAGAAGTTTAATTTTGAGCGTCTATCGCAATCAACCATCTTGAATCAACAACCCCTTCTGAG GTCAATAACATTGGAATTATCCCCTGAAGAAGAAATAGTAGCATCGATGTACATGGACATAATCAG GAAGAATGGATTTACTTTGGAAGAGGATCCAAATGCACAACCTGGATGCCGTTTTAAATTAAAGTCTGTTCCCTTCAGTAAGAACACTGTGTTTGGAATTGAAGGCAG ATGTTAA